A single window of Toxoplasma gondii ME49 chromosome Ib, whole genome shotgun sequence DNA harbors:
- the SRS12A gene encoding SAG-related sequence SRS12A (encoded by transcript TGME49_321490~Gene product name based on ToxoDB Community Expert Annotation.~Signal peptide predicted by SignalP 2.0 HMM (probability 0.922) with cleavage site probability 0.415 at residue 40~Predicted trans-membrane domain (TMHMM2.0):20-40) has protein sequence MAKTGKVQHCRGAVRSKAQKLMAVCLSGVLLFSSGNTIAAESFEGLLRRNLSSGGSSNGAESVTPEIVATCPATNEGATAPVPATLTLSKSSLTATVKCLDASHTAVPATATHVCVASDADVTGASDSESCIIGSSGGGKPVTLQSLLEATHPISWTEKPASSDGQTGKERTLQLAETDLPRTDKTFFVGCKGSTTAANTSCKVIVNVSARPSSVDDKNVVTCAFGKNSNDKAVEVEMSQDKNALTIDCGKNGSMRPVDYTTHYCSPDDNSLDQCKKQTYTDILETFDSKWWTKTADGTQATLTIPKTNFPVEDQRLLLGCLPEAQKTDSPQEKEVNNDSVSATSPCRVVVTVKAARSASSASASPQVVATVSGVAFLVGLFSSSS, from the coding sequence ATGGCGAAAACAGGCAAAGTGCAACATTGCCGTGGCGCCGTCAGGTCTAAGGCCCAGAAGTTGATGGCAGTTTGCTTGAGTGGAGTTCTGCTGTTTTCGAGTGGAAACACTATTGCCGCTGAGTCGTTTGAaggtcttcttcgtcggaaTTTGTCTTCAGGAGGCAGCAGCAACGGGGCGGAATCAGTCACTCCTGAAATCGTTGCAACATGCCCTGCCACAAACGAGGGGGCCACTGCCCCGGTTCCGGCGACGTTGACTCTCTCAAAAAGCAGTCTGACTGCCACCGTTAAGTGCTTGGATGCAAGCCACACGGCCGTACCTGCCACAGCAACACACGTGTGCGTTGCCTCAGATGCCGACGTCACCGGTGCCTCCGACTCTGAGTCCTGCATTATTGGGAGCTCTGGCGGGGGCAAACCGGTGACGCTGCAAAGTCTCCTCGAGGCAACTCACCCGATTAGCTGGACGGAAAAGCCCGCATCCAGTGATGGTCAAACAGGAAAAGAGCGGACACTTCAGCTCGCAGAAACCGATCTCCCTCGAACAGACAAAACATTCTTTGTCGGCTGCAAAGGCAGTACGACTGCTGCTAACACGTCCTGCAAGGTGATAGTGAACGTCAGTGCCCGGCCATCGTCTGTTGACGACAAAAATGTCGTCACATGTGCGTTCGGCAAGAACAGCAACGACAAGGCTGTGGAAGTCGAGATGTCACAAGACAAGAACGCCCTCACCATCGATTGTGGCAAAAACGGGTCGATGCGGCCTGTGGATTACACAACTCACTACTGCTCTCCCGATGATAATAGCTTGGACCAATGCAAAAAACAGACCTACACTGACATTCTGGAAACGTTCGACAGCAAATGGTGGacgaagacagcagacgGTACCCAAGCTACACTGACTATCCCGAAGACAAACTTTCCTGTTGAAGACCAGCGCCTGCTTCTAGGCTGTCTCCCGGAAGCCCAAAAGACGGATAGCccgcaagagaaagaggtcAACAACGACTCTGTGTCTGCGACGTCGCCCTGCCGTGTGGTTGTGACTGTGAAGGCGGCGCGCTCCGCCTCCTCGGCATCGGCTAGCCCACAAGTAGTAGCCACTGTCTCGGGAGTGGCTTTCCTAGTGGggcttttctcgagttcctcaTAA
- the SRS12B gene encoding SAG-related sequence SRS12B (encoded by transcript TGME49_321480~Gene product name based on ToxoDB Community Expert Annotation.~Signal peptide predicted by SignalP 2.0 HMM (probability 0.996) with cleavage site probability 0.537 at residue 39~Predicted trans-membrane domain (TMHMM2.0):20-43), with the protein MARTGKVQQRRGGLRSGARKLVAVCLSGVVLLSGGSVVATEPVEGLLRRNLDTQASGPQNGSATRENTVTCTLSGSTVSVTPATGASLALSKASLTASFECIGDSYTAVPSEKTKICDESKASNEDDSESCNFGDSNVGSAVTLQEILGASQLIEWTETSTSDKNSILRTLKLTDSDLPRTDKTFVVGCDKKGARNATPTPPCRVTVNVSARPSSVDDKNVVICAYGKNGNDKVVEVEMSQDKNTLTIDCGKDGSMQPEDFTSRHCPPETQTLEGCTEVYTDISDKFESNWWTGKEDNNPVTLTIPQTEFPTEDKRFLLGCTPNSTTTPAPDKKTDHSPSAVNESSCLVRVTVKAASSASSASSIPQVVAATSGAALLAAIFSGSL; encoded by the coding sequence ATGGCTCGAACAGGCAAGGTGCAACAGCGTCGTGGAGGGTTGAGGTCGGGGGCACGGAAGTTAGTGGCAGTTTGTTTGAGTGGAGTTGTGCTGTTATCCGGTGGATCAGTTGTTGCTACCGAGCCGGTTGagggtcttcttcgtcggaaCCTGGACACACAAGCCAGCGGCCCACAGAACGGATCAGCAACCAGAGAAAATACTGTAACGTGTACTCTGTCCGGCAGTACAGTTTCCGTAACGCCGGCGACTGGAGCATCGTTGGCACTGTCAAAAGCCTCTCTCACCGCTTCCTTTGAATGCATAGGTGATAGCTACACAGCCGTCCCTAGTGAAAAGACGAAAATTTGCGATGAATCGAAGGCTTCCAACGAAGATGACTCCGAGTCTTGCAACTTTGGGGACTCTAACGTGGGCAGTGCGGTGACGCTTCAAGAGATCCTCGGGGCAAGTCAATTGATTGAATGGACAGAAACAAGCACATCCGACAAAAACTCAATCTTACGGACGCTGAAGCTCACTGATTCAGACCTTCCTCGAACCGACAAAACGTTCGTGGTCGGTTGTGACAAGAAAGGAGCACGGAATGCTACGCCTACGCCGCCATGCAGAGTGACAGTGAACGTGAGTGCCAGACCATCCTCTGTTGACGACAAAAATGTTGTCATTTGCGCATACGGCAAGAACGGCAATGACAAGGTCGTAGAAGTCGAGATGTCGCAAGACAAAAACACTCTCACGATTGACTGCGGTAAAGACGGATCGATGCAGCCTGAAGACTTCACAAGTCGCCACTGCCCTCCGGAGACCCAAACATTGGAAGGATGCACAGAGGTCTACACGGATATTTCGGACAAGTTTGAAAGCAATTGGTGGACAGGCAAAGAAGACAACAACCCTGTTACGCTGACTATCCCGCAGACCGAGTTCCCAACAGAAGACAAGCGCTTCCTTCTAGGCTGCACTCCGAATTCCACAACTACTCCAGCGCCCGACAAGAAAACGGACCATTCCCCGTCGGCTGTGAACGAATCATCCTGCCTTGTGCGTGTGACCGTCAAGGCGGCAAGTTccgcctcctctgcctcaTCCATTCCGCAAGTAGTAGCTGCGACCTCTGGTGCGGCTCTGCTGGCAGCGATCTTTTCAGGGTCTTTGTAA